One window of Mixophyes fleayi isolate aMixFle1 chromosome 3, aMixFle1.hap1, whole genome shotgun sequence genomic DNA carries:
- the LOC142143122 gene encoding zinc finger BED domain-containing protein 5-like: protein METFLNIGKKRASKEKDGEPHTSGKVMKKRRHRRYDDTYLLDLGFTSVDVNQEERPQCVLCLKILSSKSMIPSKLKRHLETNHPDMANESRDYFIRRLKELKDQKGTFFKQASIPTNALLASYKVAYRVAKCKKPHTIAEELILPAAVDMVTIMVGESAGKLLSKVPLSNNTMSRRIQHMAEDLNDQLIEKMKVKEFALQLDEATDSNKDAHLICYTRFVDGENLVEDLLFCKSITAGTKAQDLFQIIDTFMSENNLDWTKCFGVCTDGGRSISGCYGGLQALIRSKAPDALWTHCIIHREVLASKQLSPPLNAVMESVLKVVNFIKTRPQKARFFKKMCEDMGSEHTSLLYYCSSRWLSRGNVLSRVFELRQELYSYLEEEVHECANNFLDTDFLCKLAYLCDLFDKLNSLNLSLQGSNTHILKLSEKVTAFRKKLLLWKRKLNEDGYNDCFPQLHQFVTSNDAYLTHDLKSVFEQHLTKLSDWFEKYFPENMEKFLWIQDPFSTNAPSEFTSTEEEKLIELSCDKSLKVKFSSMGLEEFWISIKDEYPMLSTKAQRILVPFATTYLCEAGFSAVAVIKSKYRSKINVEQEMRVAVSKLIPRFEKLCSAQQAHTYH, encoded by the coding sequence ATGGAAACATTTTTGAATATTGGAAAGAAACGTGCTAGTAAAGAAAAGGATGGCGAACCACACACCAGTGGCAAAGTCATGAAGAAAAGGAGACATCGCAGATACGATGATACTTACTTACTTGACTTGGGATTTACATCTGTCGATGTCAACCAGGAAGAGCGGCCACAGTGTGTATTATGCCTGAAAATATTGTCGTCAAAAAGCATGATTCCAAGCAAACTGAAACGCCATTTAGAGACCAATCATCCTGACATGGCTAATGAATCACGCGATTACTTCATCAGAAGGTTAAAAGAATTGAAAGAccaaaaaggtacattttttaaacaagcaTCAATACCAACAAATGCTTTGCTAGCATCCTACAAGGTGGCATATAGAGTTGCAAAGTGTAAAAAGCCTCACACCATCGCAGAAGAACTGATTTTACCGGCTGCAGTGGATATGGTCACCATTATGGTTGGGGAATCAGCGGGAAAGCTGCTTTCAAAGGTACCTTTATCTAACAATACCATGAGTCGCAGAATACAACATATGGCTGAAGATCTGAATGACCAGCTGATTGAAAAAATGAAAGTGAAGGAATTCGCACTACAACTAGATGAGGCAACAGACAGTAACAAGGATGCTCATTTGATTTGTTACACACGCTTTGTTGATGGTGAGAATCTTGTGGAAGACCTTCTCTTTTGTAAAAGTATCACTGCAGGTACAAAGGCACAAGACTTGTTTCAGATCATTGACACTTTTATGAGTGAAAACAACTTAGACTGGACAAAGTGCTTTGGTGTCTGTACTGATGGTGGTCGCTCTATTTCAGGATGTTATGGAGGATTGCAGGCACTCATAAGAAGCAAAGCTCCTGATGCACTGTGGACCCACTGCATTATCCACAGGGAAGTCCTTGCATCAAAGCAACTGAGTCCTCCACTGAATGCAGTCATGGAAAGCGTGTTGAAAGTGGTGAACTTCATTAAAACTCGGCCACAGAAGgcaaggttttttaaaaaaatgtgtgaggaTATGGGCTCTGAGCACACATCTTTGTTATATTACTGTAGCTCGCGGTGGCTCTCCCGTGGCAATGTACTTTCCCGTGTTTTTGAATTACGGCAGGAACTTTACTCCTATCTGGAAGAAGAAGTACACGAGTGTGCAAATAATTTCCTGGATACTGACTTTTTATGTAAATTAGCATACCTGTGCGATCTATTTGACAAGCTGAATTCATTGAATCTCTCACTACAGGGAAGTAACACACACATTCTAAAACTTTCTGAGAAGGTAACAGCTTTTAGAAAAAAACTGCTTCtatggaaaagaaaattaaatgaagaTGGTTACAATGACTGTTTCCCCCAGTTGCATCAGTTTGTTACATCCAATGATGCTTACTTGACACATGACCTTAAATCAGTGTTTGAGCAGCACCTTACAAAGCTCAGTGActggtttgaaaaatattttccagaaAACATGGAGAAATTTCTATGGATCCAAGACCCATTCAGTACGAATGCACCATCTGAATTCACTTCTACAGAAGAAGAAAAACTCATTGAGCTCTCCTGTGACAAGtctttaaaagtaaaatttagCAGCATGGGACTTGAAGAGTTTTGGATATCCATTAAAGATGAATATCCAATGCTAAGTACTAAAGCACAGCGAATCCTAGTTCCATTTGCAACCACATATCTGTGTGAAGCTGGGTTTTCAGCTGTTGCTGTAATCAAAAGCAAATATCGTTCAAAAATTAATGTTGAACAGGAAATGAGGGTGGCAGTGTCCAAGCTGATTCCAAGGTTTGAAAAGTTGTGTAGTGCACAACAGGCACACACCtaccattaa